Genomic window (Leishmania braziliensis MHOM/BR/75/M2904 complete genome, chromosome 8):
ATGTACAGTAGGGCTATCAAGTAAAGAGGTGCAGGCACACGTAGAGAAAATGGAGGGCGCGGCGAGCGAGACAGGCGCACCCGCGTCTGGCAGTAGCGCAGGCGAGGATGTGAGAGGCGTGATGAATGAAAATCGTCATCgcagcagacacacgcgcgcacgccgtGAGAGGAACTTTGAACGCGCTGGTCGTCGTGACAGCGGCGTTCATGCAACGAGGGCTCGTCTAATGGTCTCCGCAGCCACCGCTCCTCTCACAACCTATGGGTGAAGGTCAGTTGAAGTCAGCGCGGCCCGCCCCTTACGCTCCCGCTCTCCCCCATTCCTTCCTCTTGCACCTTCCACCAACGCACGAGCATCTATATCCATTCCCCGTCCGCCCTCTGTCGCCTTCACCAAGGATACCGGCACTAGCTTCTCCATGTTcttgttcccccccccccacccctgtcCCCTGGTCCAGCCAACGATGAGAGTACACGAAGCACATGGGGTCTCAATTTCGCGGCCTTGTCACCGCCTCTTTTGGGTGAGCGTAGGGGAAGAGGAGTCCCTCTTTTCCGCATTGTTGCGCTATTCTGTGCGGGTCCAcagacacagacacgcagtcatgcgcgcagctgctggcttATACGGGTCCTACCGCTGTTCACCACCCAGACAagcagcacctctctctctctctctcctttacTGATGATATCGCCCTATACACCCTCTACCTCGTATTGCTGCCACTTCCACGGGTTCTTGTCCCTTGTACGCGTACGGTGATATGCAATGTTGGACATGTTGTCAATAGCCTCACCACGGCACCCTGTGAAGCATCTTTGTGCGCtcaccgcctctctttccttcggTTCATCCCTTTTCTCCTACCCCGCCCCCCGCTCCCCGTGCCTGCTACAGCCCAAAccgcctctggtggtgacaagGCCAGGCGCCGACGACGTAGTGACGCCAGGGCGATGTAGCGCTACTGATGTCGGCTGTCGGGTCGTGGAGGGCGttgcgctggtgcagccATCGGCAGCGCGGACGTTTGGGCCACCCGTATGATGGGCAGCAtgtcagcgtggctcgaaCGCATCTCACCCGACCCTCACTGCCgactggtgtgggggggcGTGCATCACCCCGAGGGAGGCACCAGGTGGCACCCAGCATAGTGGGAGCGGGTGGTGTTTGCGGCGcgggccgtgctccgatgacgGAGTCTGCGCATTGCTGGAGCGCATGTGTCTACGGTTGCGTGGCACCAGTCGGTGGGCCTGGTGGCAGGCCGGAAGGATGCGGCCGAGTTGGGGAGTCGGGGCTCGTGTGTTGTCTGCGAGGGAATAGGCGCGCTGAAGAAAATCAGGAATCCTCtgagcccccctcccctcatccCTCTGTCCCTACACGTCTTGTGAAGGATttcgtgtgcgtgccgtGTGCGGTGTAGGCACGTGCAATGTAGCTTCATCTGTGAGAGGGATTAGCATAAGAAACCGAATTCTCAGGAAAACAAAGTGGTCAAactcccccatcccctccctccctagtgggggggggggggggagtgggcGGGGCTGTTCTCAATCTCGCAACTGCTGGGAGCGGAAGTGAACTcttgcctccccctctttccccgcTTTATGCCTCCCCTGCGCTTCTCGCTCCCTcagcgtttttttttttcccgcaCCCACTGCAACTGCtacctctcttttgctctccccTTGTTGTCCAGTTCGACCTTCAGCGACGGGGTGtcattctcctcctccaacaaCGAAACAAAGCGGCAAAACTCACGTGAATACGCGAGCAGTCCTTCGAGCAGAACGACCTCATCTTCGGCTACAGCGGAAAGGGACTGAGCGCAGCGATAACTTAGGAACACCTTACCTCCTCAGCACCGTTTCACCTCGATGGATGAGGCAGAAGACGCCAGCTCATTGTGTACGAGTTTGCCGCCGGCGATCGTGAGACCCAACACTGATGTcacggtgccgcagcggggAGTGCACtcggcgcagctcctgcgcaAATTCACGGAGTGCCGCACCCTTTTCCTGTGTTGCGACATGCAGGAGAAACTGGCCGACAAAATTCCCGGCTTCCACGACACCATCCGCGTCTCGAACAACATCGCGCTCTTCTGTGAGATGCTGGGCCCGACCTACTGCAACGTGATCGCCACTGTGCAGTACCCGCAAGGCGTGGGACCCCTCTACCACGAGATCCAGCTGCCGCCCAACACTCCCGTTTTCCCTAAGATGAAGCCGTCGATGCTAGTGCCCGAAGCCCTGCCGTACCTATACGGTGACGCAGAGCGTGGCATCTTGCcggtgcagcaggcggtgctgtggGGGCACGAGACGCATGTCTGCATCATGCAGACCGCTGACGAGCTGTTGCGACGCGGCTTTCGTGTAGCGATTACGACGGACGGTTGCGCGGCACAGCGGCGTATCGATCACGAGGTCGCCCTTATGGAGATGTCCAAGTGGAGTGGGCTTTTGCTGACGAGCTCCATCGGCATGTACGCCATGATCGTGCGAGCGGACGAAATCTTCCGGAAGCCGGTAATGAAGCTCTCACTAGATGGCGGGCACGTGTTCAAGCGGCCATACAGGCGCTCTGAGGACCCGACGCGGCTGCCGCACGAGCGCGAGCGCGAACTGTGACATTGCGGTGGCTGAGACAAGGCAGAGTGTAGAGCTTGCTGGCTCCAGGTGGAGAAGGACGAACACCTATCGGTGCAGTGCCGTCGCGTCACAGAGAGGGCGACGGCACTGCACCGAACGGGCTCCTGCACGTACGCGCTGGCAGCTTGCCCCTGTTTCACTCACGCACTGTCTCTGCCGCATATGCAGCCTGCGCTGCTACTGCTTGTCTTGGATGTTCTGCTGAGCGTACACCTGTTTTCCTCTTActgcccttctcctccccccatcgCGCTAcggcgcgtggcggcgcatGAGAAACTGTCAGGggcagggaggaggggagaggagaagcgggtCTTTTGCGTTTTCTTCACCTGCTTGTCTGTCTGGGCGTAACGAGAGAGTTGAGTAGGATCGTTTCTCTTGCCACCACCCATCggctcttcttccccctcccctcccccccttgCTTCATCCTCGACCCCCGcgcaacccccccccctaccgACTCTCGCTCCGCCCGATGTCCTTCTTTATCGTAGCGCCACTTCTGAGTTAGCGTCGTTGAGTTTGCGTAGTGCCCCTTCGCTGCCTCCACGAAGGGGCTGGAAGAAGGTGCACCgcgcctgtgtgtatgtgcgtgtttATGCTCGATGGTACGTGCGCGCATGCCGAGGGTGAATCGAAAAGAGGTGCAGGGAGACTCACCACGTCTCGGTGCGTCAATGGATGCGATGATGCGCAACAGGCAACCATCTGACCATCAATTTCTGTGGCCCACGTGCTCGCACATCCCGAGGACGTGGGGCAGCCGGTCGGCATCGATATCTCCGTGTGGGAGCGGCTGCCCGCTTGTTTCAAAGAGTGGTGGGGGGTGAACTGCTGACAACTCGCTCTCATGCTACGCGCGATGCCCACCAGTGCGGCTGGTGTAAGCAGCGGTGCTATTTGTTCGGTGCATGAAGGGCGTACGTGCTGCCGGCACCCAAAAGGCGAACTCGAAGGCGCTGTCGTCTTCACTGTGCGTTTGCCTCTTCTGTTTGAGGAAGCTCACCGCCCGCCCGCCCGCTGCTTTCAGAAGGACGTCGTCCACGCGCCAACCCTTCATGGACAgcccccaccctcttccccgttttttttttttttgcttctctcgtGCCGCCGGCGCACGGACCTCTGCTTGGAGCCGCCTGCTCTTCTAtgcgagacacacacacgcacacgcacttcTGTGGCAACGCAGAGTCACAgacctccctccctccctccctccctccctccctccctccctcctcctcttctctcttccgcaTGTCCGAGCTCGCTGAGTACTCGCGGTTGATCCAGAAGTTCGACACCTGCCGAACGGCCTTCATGATGTGTCGTGGGCAGGAAGACGTGGAGCCACACACCCGAGACTTCCACAACGCCTTTCAAGTGGCAAAGGCGATGGCCGCCGTACATCAACTTTTAGGCCCGGAGTGGTCGGTGTTTGTCGCCACGGGGCCGTACTCCTCACAAGACACCCGCCACGCCGACCACGACGTCCAGCTGCCAGAAGACGCTATCATTGCTGAGAACGTGCAGACCTCTATGCTGGTGCCAGAGGTGCAGCTGTACATCCTCGGTGACGCCGAGCGTGGCATTTCACCTGTGCAGCAGGTTATTATCTGGGGCTGTGAGACGTACGGCTGCGTGTTGCAGACCTCGGATGAGCTTCTCGCGCACGGCATccgcgtcgccgtcctcgtTGATGGCTGCACCTCACGTATTGCGGAGATGCACGATACGGCTATTTTGCAGATGTCTCACTGGGACGGCTTGATGGTCACGACCGCGCCATCTGCGATAATGCAGCTGACGCGATCCGATGCGCGCTTTGTCAAGCCAATCATTCAAATCCTAAAGACGTTTGCCGCAGACTGGAGCACCACACAGCCACTTCCGGAGTTGAGCAGCCagagagtgggaggaggtgatggCGATCCGGCCACCGCTGTCAGCGATGCGACAGCTGCCTCGCCTGTGTCTGCCGTCACCACGGCAGGAGATGCTGCAACGAAGAGAAATTCTGCTTACTCCGGAAAGGGTTACTGAATGCAACAGCTGCTGTGATGGGCTActcgtggtggtggagggggggcgggtAGGTGGGTGATGAGAAAGGCCTGGCTGAATCGTACAGGGTCATGGCCGTTTCACTTGCTGCAGGTAGTGTGGGCACCACATCTGCCGGTACGTGCCTCTCCTGCGATTGTTTTGTCTGATAATTTCTAGCCGCTTGCTCTGCTCACAGGGTACGGCACATCAGTTCGATTTTGCAGTCACACCCCGGCGGACTCTCTTTCCCATACGCGAGGCGCAGGGCCccatccctctcctctccacccttCAGTCTCTCAGCGCATTCACTCCCGTGGGTGTGGCTATGTGTCTTGCGGTTCTGCAGTAGACTATCGTCGTACTCCTACTGCTGCTGGTTTTCCTTAGAATTTGCGTCTCAGCTGCTTGTTTTCGCGACTCTCCCCATTCTCTCTTCACGCACAGATCACACGccgtccctctccccctccttccatCCCCTaattcccccctcctctccttcttgcGCCTTATCTCGTCCTCGTCAACTCTCAAAATGCGTTCGCTCGTGAGATCTGCGGCCAtcgcccccgccccctccccctcttctccccttctccctcgctctcttctgctctgAACAGCGCGGCAGTTGGTGGGCAGTTGAACAAGCGACACAAAGAGAAATGCCGAGAAAGTGCATCGATGCTGTGTTGCCCCCGCTCCCCTcacctcacctcccccctctgcctcccgcgttccccctccccccatcaGCTTTTTAGcggctccctccctctccctctctctcacacacacagtgtATGCTTACATACCTACACACTGTGCAGCATCACTGCCATCCGTGCCACCGTCTGCTGCAGGTTCGTGCACTCACACACGTCACCTGTGCTCACAACGCTCTCCCCACCTCCTTATTCTCCGTACATCACACACTCACATCGGGTGCAAAAAAACGTCTGCAACGtcactcacgcacacgcacgcgtgcgTACATCTCTGCTCGCCAACAGAGTCTCTGGCGCgcaccgctctctctctctatctttCCACCCCATTCTCCATATCTGCTCGGCCTCGTACACACTCCCCCTTCGCCTGGGAGCCACAAGCAAAGCGTTTACCTATCAAGTAACCCAAAGTGACCATAGGAGGACCACCATGTCGCCGACCGCCCTCATCGCCTCGCGGTCCCGACTGCTTCACAAGTTTgacagctgccgcaccatcTTTATGTGCTGCGACATCCAGGAGAAGCTACGCGGCCGCATCCCCAACTTCCAGGCGGCCATTGACGTATCGAACTCGATGGCCGCCATCCACAACGCCCTGACGCCCCGGCACACGTCCTTTGTAGCGACGGAGCAGTACCCGCAAGGCGTGGGTCGTCTCGCGAGGGACATCCAGTTGCCGGAAGGGACGCCGGTGATCGAGAAGGTGCAGCCGTCGATGTTAGTGCCCGAAATGATGCCGTACATTATCGGCGACCCGGCGCGTGGCATCTTGCcggtgcagcaggcggtgctgtggGGGCACGAGACGCATGTGTGCATCATGCAGaccgctgacgagctgctgcaacaCGGCATTCGTGTGGGGGTGCTTGTAGATGGCTGCGCCGCTCAGCGGCAGCTCGACCACGATGTGGCGATTCAGGAGATGTCGACGTGGGACAACCTCACACTCACTACCACCATCTCCGTCCTTCTACAGCTGGTGCGTGGCGATGACTCTCTGAAGGGGCCGCTCATGAAACTCGTGGTGAAGCCGGACGACCCCTCCCGCTTCCCTAGTCGCACCGAGGACGGCGATAAGCAGAAGGAATGAGCGAGTAGAAGTGATGGAGGCCAGAGGAGGGTATTTGAAAAGGGGAAGCGCGGTGAGGGGccaggaggggggggggcgcatgTGCATGatgtgtgcgggtgcgggtACGTGCGGTACAGGGGCGCCGCACTGTGTGTTCTcgggtg
Coding sequences:
- a CDS encoding putative mitochondrial associated ribonuclease, with the translated sequence MSPTALIASRSRLLHKFDSCRTIFMCCDIQEKLRGRIPNFQAAIDVSNSMAAIHNALTPRHTSFVATEQYPQGVGRLARDIQLPEGTPVIEKVQPSMLVPEMMPYIIGDPARGILPVQQAVLWGHETHVCIMQTADELLQHGIRVGVLVDGCAAQRQLDHDVAIQEMSTWDNLTLTTTISVLLQLVRGDDSLKGPLMKLVVKPDDPSRFPSRTEDGDKQKE